One part of the Palaemon carinicauda isolate YSFRI2023 chromosome 23, ASM3689809v2, whole genome shotgun sequence genome encodes these proteins:
- the LOC137616901 gene encoding uncharacterized protein, whose translation MHNLQCQKGLNWDQTLNSQQLKDWRNICRQCNSSPPLKVTRFVGRRDGEYNIIVFTDASCDIYGCVIYLLNVESGKLTFVNAKNRLVNTQLKGKSIPSLEIHAINLGVEQSIDIYLDLAGPSCIKPIKVTKICLFSDSSCALQWLISSLQLKKMNQCSTFVMNRIYSIQKLCETYPVQFGFINGKENPADMVTRCTSYKLLMKSCFLSGPDLTNIRAPDMQFTIPKEGYLSGNYLNISNVPLVKRECLVNISDFSDFRRLVLLYRRCIICIYKWKAKVRREVKVQEKNFFSLAIVHLILYDQQNHFADVLEHFFQRLYCSKGYTRYSFSVECVC comes from the coding sequence atgcataatttgcagtgtcaaaagggtttgaattgggatcagactcttaacagtcaacagctcaaagactggaggaatatctgtaggcaatgtaattcatcgccccctctcaaagtaactcggtttgtgggtcgaagggatggtgagtataatataattgtttttactgatgccagttgtgacatatatgggtgtgtcatttatctactgaatgttgagtctggcaaacttacctttgttaatgctaaaaatcggttggttaatacccaattgaaaggtaaatccataccatctttagagatccacgccattaatttaggagttgagcaatctattgatatttatttggatcttgctggtcccagttgcataaaacctataaaggtgacaaagatttgtcttttttcagattcttcttgtgccctgcaatggttaataagttctcttcaacttaagaaaatgaaccaatgttctacttttgtaatgaacagaatctatagcatacaaaaactttgtgaaacatatcctgttcaatttgggtttattaatggcaaggaaaatcctgcagatatggtaaccaggtgcacatcatataaattgttgatgaaatcttgttttctttcaggcccggacctgactaatattcgggcacctgacatgcagttcactattcctaaagagggttatctttcaggaaattacttgaatatttctaatgttcctttagttaagagagaatgcttggttaatatttcagatttttcagatttcagaagactggttttgctgtaccgtcggtgtataatatgcatatacaaatggaaagctaaagtgagaagggaagttaaggtacaagaaaagaattttttctctttagctattgtccatttgattttatatgatcaacaaaatcactttgctgatgttttagaacattttttccaaagactttactgcagtaaaggatataccaggtatagtttctcagttgaatgtgtttgttga